From a single Candidatus Hydrogenedentota bacterium genomic region:
- a CDS encoding tetratricopeptide repeat protein, whose product MGKKKDKLRVASSSKEASYPRTSESRSAPVRWILAAILLVGVVLRAWYLAEILNAPDFAAPQQDPDVMDWYARALVTGDWTVREGENDPEMLTTPYFRPPGHAYYLAAIYYFTKCSYLAPRIVNMFLGLLSILLMFRLAKRLHGETAGLIVAFFMATYWVFVFWEGELNDPCLFVFLGAALMNVLWEWGRGLGARWAALAGLICGCYALMRPNILLFGPFIAFWMAWVAYRRGQWRRIPASWAALLCVTIACIAPVTVRNYRVSGEFVPISTYFGENFLIGNGEDSDGVTPWTPYLQDLEGTGNWSVWVYNNVVKGLGKELGIKNMTHSGASSYFVRKTLKFIKEHPWRTIKLAAVKAVLFWTPIEITCNKVVHYEKRFYAPLKYLPGFAMVMALLVVGLMRFALDWRAKRLMTGLPGAESRARDLTILILLFMLTYYLSFLPFFVNGRARVPVIPFAFLFGAYVLCRIGEYFRNGERRRAAGWTAALCAAYGLASVQYIGFEPDLSRWHYQRAESYMRQGKVDEAIAAARPILDRPETASYMHMRLARLFAKAGRKDEAFQHLMAALQRHPNDPDVRLSGAAELIKIGRIEEGIEHYNETLRLNPNDAVAHNNLGVLLEDQGKFDEAYAHYSEAVRSDPALPVARNNLGNLMARLGHYEEAIRHFAKAVEDDPKQQDYHYNLGVQLANAGYTEKAIERYRIALELDPNDARAHNNLGLLLAEKKEYVEAEKHYREALRIVPDFVLVYANWGNMLVDQGRLDDGIAMYRQGLDISPEDAGLHNGLGYLYAQAGKDDLAKREYEEALRIAPNYPLALNNLGNLYNRQNRPDEAIRCYQRALAIDPRDRFANANLGDVYSNQGRWQEAAEAYSKAIEINPSNAMAANGLASALIKLGRIEEGIRFLEKALSLDPKFAAAHYNYGAVLAAAGQTAKAIEHFKAALAIAPDFQLARDMLDRLGGG is encoded by the coding sequence ATGGGCAAGAAAAAGGATAAATTGCGAGTGGCGTCTTCGTCCAAGGAGGCGTCATACCCACGGACGTCTGAATCGCGATCGGCGCCTGTGCGTTGGATTCTCGCGGCAATCCTGCTTGTGGGAGTTGTCCTGCGCGCATGGTATCTTGCCGAAATTCTGAACGCGCCGGATTTCGCCGCGCCACAGCAGGATCCCGACGTGATGGATTGGTATGCCCGCGCGTTGGTTACGGGTGACTGGACAGTCCGGGAGGGCGAGAACGATCCGGAAATGCTGACGACGCCGTATTTCCGTCCTCCGGGGCACGCCTATTACCTCGCGGCCATCTATTACTTCACGAAGTGCAGTTACCTCGCGCCGCGCATTGTCAACATGTTCCTTGGTCTTTTGAGCATCCTTCTGATGTTTCGCTTGGCCAAGCGGCTCCACGGGGAAACGGCCGGACTGATTGTCGCATTCTTCATGGCGACGTATTGGGTCTTCGTTTTCTGGGAAGGCGAACTGAACGATCCCTGTCTGTTTGTTTTCCTCGGCGCGGCGCTGATGAACGTGCTGTGGGAATGGGGGAGGGGGCTGGGCGCGCGTTGGGCCGCCTTGGCGGGGCTGATTTGCGGTTGCTATGCGCTGATGCGTCCGAACATTCTGCTTTTCGGGCCGTTCATCGCCTTTTGGATGGCATGGGTTGCATATCGTCGCGGCCAATGGCGGCGCATTCCGGCCTCATGGGCCGCGCTGTTATGTGTGACAATCGCGTGTATTGCGCCCGTGACCGTCCGCAACTATCGGGTGTCGGGCGAATTTGTGCCCATCTCCACCTATTTCGGTGAAAACTTCTTGATCGGGAATGGCGAGGACTCCGACGGCGTCACGCCATGGACGCCGTACTTACAGGACCTCGAAGGCACGGGCAACTGGTCGGTGTGGGTGTATAACAATGTGGTGAAGGGCTTGGGCAAGGAACTCGGAATCAAAAATATGACCCATTCCGGCGCCTCGTCCTATTTCGTCCGGAAGACCTTGAAATTCATCAAGGAGCATCCATGGCGCACCATCAAGCTGGCGGCCGTCAAAGCCGTTCTTTTCTGGACACCCATCGAGATCACCTGCAACAAGGTGGTCCATTATGAAAAGCGTTTTTATGCCCCGTTGAAGTATCTGCCCGGTTTCGCGATGGTCATGGCGCTGCTGGTGGTGGGGTTGATGCGATTTGCGCTCGATTGGCGCGCAAAACGGCTTATGACGGGGCTTCCCGGCGCGGAAAGCCGCGCACGGGATTTGACGATATTGATCCTGCTGTTCATGTTGACTTATTACTTGTCGTTCCTGCCGTTTTTCGTGAATGGCCGCGCGCGCGTTCCGGTGATTCCGTTTGCGTTTTTGTTTGGCGCTTACGTCCTTTGCCGTATTGGCGAATATTTCAGAAACGGCGAACGGCGAAGGGCGGCGGGTTGGACAGCGGCCCTGTGCGCGGCGTATGGATTGGCTTCCGTTCAATATATCGGCTTCGAGCCGGATTTGTCGCGGTGGCATTACCAACGCGCCGAATCGTATATGCGCCAGGGCAAGGTTGACGAGGCGATTGCCGCCGCTCGGCCGATTCTCGACCGGCCCGAAACGGCATCGTACATGCACATGCGCCTCGCGCGATTGTTCGCGAAGGCGGGCCGCAAGGACGAGGCTTTCCAGCATCTCATGGCCGCCCTCCAACGCCATCCAAACGATCCCGATGTCCGGTTGAGCGGCGCGGCGGAATTGATCAAGATTGGCCGTATCGAGGAAGGGATCGAACATTACAACGAGACGTTGCGTCTCAATCCAAACGATGCGGTCGCGCACAACAATCTGGGGGTTCTTCTCGAGGATCAGGGCAAGTTCGACGAGGCGTATGCCCATTACAGCGAGGCGGTGCGGTCCGATCCGGCGTTGCCGGTGGCCCGCAACAATCTCGGCAATCTGATGGCCCGGCTCGGACATTACGAAGAAGCGATCCGGCATTTCGCGAAGGCCGTCGAGGATGACCCGAAGCAACAGGATTATCACTATAACCTTGGTGTTCAACTGGCCAATGCCGGCTACACGGAAAAGGCCATCGAACGGTATCGGATTGCCCTTGAACTCGATCCGAACGATGCCCGTGCCCATAACAATCTCGGACTGCTGTTGGCGGAAAAGAAAGAGTATGTCGAGGCGGAAAAGCATTACCGGGAAGCGCTTCGGATTGTGCCTGATTTTGTCCTGGTGTATGCCAATTGGGGCAACATGCTTGTGGACCAGGGCCGGCTCGATGACGGTATCGCCATGTACCGGCAAGGGTTGGATATATCGCCCGAAGACGCCGGCCTACACAACGGCCTGGGTTATTTGTATGCGCAGGCGGGCAAGGATGATTTGGCGAAAAGGGAGTACGAGGAGGCGCTTCGCATAGCGCCGAACTATCCGCTTGCCCTGAATAACCTTGGCAATCTTTACAATCGTCAAAACCGGCCCGACGAGGCGATTCGGTGCTATCAACGCGCGCTGGCCATCGATCCGCGCGACCGGTTCGCCAATGCGAATCTGGGGGACGTTTACTCGAACCAGGGACGCTGGCAGGAGGCGGCCGAGGCGTATTCAAAAGCGATCGAAATCAATCCGTCGAACGCCATGGCGGCGAACGGCCTGGCCAGCGCATTGATCAAACTGGGCCGCATTGAGGAAGGCATTCGCTTCCTTGAAAAGGCGTTGTCGCTTGATCCGAAATTTGCCGCGGCCCATTACAATTACGGGGCTGTGCTGGCCGCCGCCGGCCAAACGGCGAAGGCCATCGAACATTTCAAGGCCGCACTGGCCATTGCGCCGGATTTTCAACTGGCGCGCGATATGCTCGACCGGCTTGGAGGCGGATAA
- a CDS encoding YjfB family protein codes for MFAEIAIGAVNTAIQTTRVQSAFQVAAARKSMDVQQLIGQAAIQLIQSASLDPDIGRHLDVSA; via the coding sequence ATGTTCGCGGAAATCGCCATTGGAGCCGTCAATACCGCCATTCAGACGACCCGCGTGCAAAGCGCTTTCCAAGTGGCCGCCGCCCGAAAAAGCATGGATGTCCAACAACTCATTGGACAGGCGGCAATCCAACTCATTCAAAGCGCATCCCTTGATCCCGATATCGGCCGCCATTTGGATGTGTCGGCATAA
- a CDS encoding ABC transporter permease, whose translation MTFFSLILRGLAHHRRMHASVAAGTLIACAALSGALLVGDSVDGTLRGIAVARLGRVTYAIDWGHRFFSQDLPEAIHREEGRIHAAAVLALRGIAAIPAGSNVPPNQINQANMIGVGSEFWRFAEETPAFGALGPQEAAMNEAAARLLGVAVGDDIALRIPKPGLMPRDAPLAGNERDASIALLVTLKAVLTDRQLGRFSLAINQATPCNVFLDRTWLQDQMDLAGRANLLLADDGADAEAIDAALERAWTLEHIGLAFRRHPSGLVQLESSRIFIEDEIVRAALDVPGTRPSLTYLANSISKDGRTTPYSFVAAGGVPPDLPGDAAIINSWLAETIGAAAGDRIEVAYMQFQPDNAFVEKRRSFHVSKVASMDDFAIERELAPRFPGLSDVENCRDWDIGMPLDAERLDDAANEAYWNTYGQTPKLLIPFDTGKELWGTRFGSVMAVRFPAAAGDEKELERTLRARIDEKKIGLAFAAVRQRALDGVNQAMDFGGLMAAMSAFLIGSALILLGLLYSFGLQQRAGEMGTLMAVGYSARRIRALFMAEASPSALFGAVLGAVLGALYGMGLLVLLVRLWPDSMAETSIRFHARAGTLVESALVVLGCTLIILWFGVSRAAKHPARELLSRDYTAIPPAASRKQRHGQPFFMVLCLAGAAALGAAALSGAIKDLPVAFLGSGFLLLMAGLGGHAWFLGYLGHRNTFRNPTLWKLALANLARRRSRSLGVAAAIACGCFLVLSVSAMRENLALHAERRDSGTGGFPIYAETSMPVMDGGRAFLKGYIGQVIPLRVREGDDAGCLNLNRAQSPRLFGVNAEVLGALDAFADKKTWETLLHPLQDGQIPVIVGDTNTALWGLNKKTGLEDGENLTITDESGQEVTLKLVESLPMRLSVFQGALILSESDFTRLFPSESGHRAFLIETPPEKVHETVLRLNREYSRIGMQATRTLDRLEMFYGVETAYLALFLVLGGLGLMLGGAGAGIVALRNLHERQSEIALLHALGYDSPVIFHVLLVEHAALCGTGILMGACASAAAIIPMILATHTQISLYAQTAVFGGIAAVHAAAIFAALHGVLRKIRKPDSRPEVVKSLESS comes from the coding sequence ATGACTTTTTTTTCGCTTATCCTGCGCGGCCTTGCCCATCACCGCCGGATGCACGCATCCGTCGCGGCCGGTACGCTGATTGCCTGCGCGGCGCTGTCGGGCGCGCTCCTCGTGGGCGATTCCGTTGACGGGACGCTGCGCGGCATTGCCGTGGCACGGCTCGGGCGCGTGACCTATGCCATAGATTGGGGGCATCGTTTTTTTTCGCAGGATCTGCCGGAAGCCATTCATCGGGAGGAAGGGCGGATTCATGCGGCGGCGGTCCTGGCCCTGCGGGGAATCGCCGCGATTCCCGCCGGATCGAATGTGCCGCCGAATCAAATCAACCAAGCCAACATGATAGGCGTAGGTTCCGAATTCTGGCGCTTTGCCGAGGAAACGCCAGCATTCGGCGCGCTGGGACCACAGGAAGCCGCCATGAACGAGGCGGCCGCACGTCTGCTGGGCGTTGCTGTCGGCGACGACATCGCGCTGCGCATCCCAAAACCTGGACTCATGCCGCGGGATGCACCGCTGGCCGGCAACGAACGCGATGCCTCGATCGCGCTGCTTGTCACCCTCAAAGCCGTATTGACCGATCGCCAGCTGGGCCGGTTCAGCCTTGCGATCAATCAGGCGACTCCCTGCAATGTCTTTCTGGATCGCACATGGCTGCAGGACCAGATGGATCTCGCCGGGCGCGCGAATCTGCTGCTGGCGGACGATGGGGCGGATGCCGAAGCGATCGATGCCGCGCTCGAACGCGCGTGGACCTTGGAGCATATCGGTCTCGCGTTCCGCCGACACCCTTCGGGTTTGGTTCAGCTCGAATCGTCGCGCATTTTCATTGAAGACGAAATCGTCCGCGCCGCCCTCGACGTTCCGGGGACGCGGCCGTCATTGACCTATTTGGCGAATTCCATCTCCAAGGATGGCCGCACGACTCCTTACTCGTTCGTGGCGGCAGGAGGCGTTCCGCCCGATTTGCCCGGAGACGCCGCGATTATCAACTCATGGCTGGCGGAAACAATCGGCGCGGCGGCGGGCGACCGTATCGAAGTTGCCTACATGCAGTTTCAGCCCGACAATGCCTTTGTCGAAAAACGCCGATCGTTCCATGTGTCCAAGGTGGCGTCCATGGACGATTTCGCCATTGAACGGGAACTGGCGCCGCGATTTCCGGGGCTATCCGATGTCGAAAATTGCCGGGATTGGGATATCGGCATGCCGCTTGACGCGGAACGTCTCGACGACGCCGCAAACGAGGCGTATTGGAATACCTATGGACAAACCCCCAAATTGCTGATCCCTTTCGATACCGGGAAGGAACTGTGGGGGACACGATTCGGTTCCGTGATGGCCGTTCGCTTTCCCGCCGCCGCCGGGGACGAAAAAGAACTGGAACGCACGCTGCGCGCGCGCATTGATGAAAAAAAAATCGGGCTGGCATTCGCCGCCGTACGGCAACGCGCACTCGACGGGGTAAATCAGGCCATGGATTTCGGCGGCCTCATGGCGGCCATGAGCGCTTTTCTCATCGGTTCCGCGCTAATCCTGCTGGGATTGCTTTACTCTTTTGGTTTGCAACAGCGCGCCGGGGAAATGGGCACGCTGATGGCCGTGGGATATTCCGCACGACGCATCCGCGCCTTGTTCATGGCCGAAGCCTCTCCGTCGGCCCTGTTTGGCGCGGTCCTCGGCGCGGTCCTCGGCGCGCTTTATGGTATGGGGCTGCTTGTCCTTCTTGTGCGGCTTTGGCCGGATTCCATGGCCGAGACCTCCATCCGTTTTCATGCCCGGGCCGGCACCCTGGTCGAATCGGCCCTCGTCGTGCTGGGATGCACGCTGATCATCCTCTGGTTCGGTGTGAGCCGGGCGGCAAAACATCCTGCCCGCGAACTGCTTTCAAGGGATTACACGGCCATCCCGCCGGCGGCATCCCGAAAACAGAGGCATGGACAGCCCTTTTTCATGGTGTTATGCTTGGCCGGTGCGGCGGCCCTGGGTGCCGCCGCCTTGTCCGGCGCAATAAAAGACCTGCCCGTGGCATTTCTGGGAAGCGGATTTCTTCTTCTGATGGCCGGCCTCGGAGGCCATGCGTGGTTTCTTGGATATCTTGGACATCGCAACACCTTTAGAAATCCCACTTTATGGAAGTTGGCCCTCGCCAATCTCGCACGACGACGCAGCCGGAGCCTTGGGGTTGCCGCGGCAATCGCCTGCGGTTGCTTCCTGGTGTTGTCGGTTTCGGCCATGCGCGAAAACCTCGCCTTGCATGCGGAACGCCGCGATTCCGGCACCGGCGGCTTCCCCATCTATGCCGAAACCAGCATGCCCGTCATGGATGGAGGACGAGCATTCTTGAAAGGCTACATTGGACAGGTGATCCCGCTGCGTGTTCGGGAGGGCGACGACGCCGGATGCCTCAATCTCAACCGGGCGCAAAGTCCACGCCTGTTTGGCGTGAATGCCGAGGTCTTGGGGGCCCTCGATGCGTTCGCGGACAAAAAAACATGGGAGACGCTACTTCATCCATTACAAGATGGACAAATACCCGTAATTGTAGGCGATACAAACACCGCTTTGTGGGGTTTGAATAAAAAAACCGGTCTGGAAGACGGCGAAAATCTGACTATAACGGATGAATCGGGGCAAGAGGTGACCCTGAAACTTGTCGAAAGCCTGCCCATGCGGCTTTCCGTTTTTCAGGGCGCCCTGATTCTTTCCGAATCCGATTTTACGCGTCTCTTTCCGTCCGAAAGCGGACACCGCGCCTTTCTCATCGAAACGCCTCCGGAAAAGGTCCACGAAACGGTATTGCGGCTCAACCGCGAATATAGTCGGATCGGCATGCAGGCCACGAGGACCCTGGATCGCCTGGAAATGTTCTATGGCGTAGAAACCGCCTATCTTGCACTGTTTCTGGTGTTGGGCGGACTCGGCCTGATGCTGGGTGGCGCCGGTGCGGGAATCGTCGCATTGCGCAACCTGCACGAACGCCAATCCGAGATCGCTTTGTTGCACGCCCTTGGATACGATTCCCCTGTCATTTTTCACGTCCTGCTCGTGGAACATGCCGCACTGTGTGGCACGGGCATTTTGATGGGCGCCTGCGCGTCCGCCGCCGCCATCATTCCCATGATCCTCGCAACCCACACGCAAATCTCGCTTTACGCACAGACGGCCGTCTTTGGCGGGATTGCGGCCGTCCATGCCGCCGCCATTTTCGCCGCGCTTCACGGGGTTTTGCGAAAAATACGAAAACCGGACAGTAGGCCCGAAGTGGTCAAATCCTTGGAGAGTTCTTGA
- a CDS encoding tetratricopeptide repeat protein produces the protein MALGGILLIGLVLRAIYLGLILQSPDFDHPALDPQFNDYWARGMVTGNWTPPDGYPDPLIRTTPHGRPPGYPYVLAAIYRIFGLSYLAPRIVQMTLGLVNVALMFFLARKLFGRMVALVAAAFMATYWIFIHFEGELTYPVFVIAIALIMMHAIRLWVARPGAVRALGVGLALGAFALFRPNVVLFGPLLVAWCAWFLWPAKAWRMWFLSSLMMTLGTVCVIAPPIIRNYVVAGDFVFLSSYGGVNLWAGNNPNADCVTPKIPNLKEIAGFEDWTCFHYPTIVRGVGRILGKENIKFSEASRYFYDQAVDFIVHHPLKTLQLTLKRALIFWGPTETTNDRVLHWEKRHSPLLRWMPGFPAVMAVFVLGTAASIQAWKANRKGISRDRFALHILIFLFILAYFASVMPYFVAGRYRIPVIPFLLLMGAFGMAHVARMLGARQYRRAGIWIAAGAAVWGVDSIQFYSYEPDRAIWYHQRAIAYEQKGEIERALETNAEELAVNPKYADGHVTRGRLLVKLGRVEEGIAEYREALRLKPENDIAWNNLGYELARQGQHEEALHCYETALRINPRLPIARNNLGNLLIEQGRPGEAIAHFQEALNADPMDKNADYNWGNALFALKRYEEAVTHYRKALERAPNNADIPNNMGLALSQLGLSDEAIEAYRTALRINPDYANAHNNLGYEYFLKNDFAAARKEYEEALRLNPVFALARNNFGRLLERQGDKQGAMDQYKRALDADPKDKNAHLNMGDLLRDEGRFSEAVEEYREALENDPHNADIPNNLAFALVRMGRIEEGVRFFQKAIEINPRYVNAYCNLGTILTEAGQFDEAIRLFRQALAINPLCEPAKAGLERAGAAKARTGSP, from the coding sequence ATGGCGCTTGGGGGGATTCTGCTGATTGGCCTTGTGCTGCGCGCGATCTACCTGGGTCTGATACTGCAATCGCCGGATTTCGATCATCCCGCACTAGACCCGCAGTTCAACGATTATTGGGCGCGTGGGATGGTAACCGGCAACTGGACACCGCCCGATGGCTATCCCGATCCGCTCATCCGCACGACGCCGCATGGGCGCCCACCCGGCTATCCATACGTTCTGGCGGCCATTTACCGTATCTTCGGCTTGAGTTACCTTGCGCCGCGGATTGTGCAGATGACGCTTGGCCTTGTGAATGTGGCGCTGATGTTTTTCCTTGCACGCAAGTTGTTCGGACGGATGGTCGCGCTGGTGGCTGCGGCTTTCATGGCCACCTACTGGATTTTCATCCATTTCGAGGGTGAATTGACCTATCCCGTGTTCGTCATTGCCATTGCGCTGATTATGATGCATGCAATCCGCTTGTGGGTCGCCCGGCCCGGCGCCGTCAGGGCGCTTGGCGTTGGACTGGCCCTCGGCGCGTTCGCGTTGTTTCGCCCGAACGTCGTGTTGTTCGGACCGCTTCTCGTTGCATGGTGCGCGTGGTTTTTATGGCCGGCAAAAGCCTGGCGCATGTGGTTCCTCTCGTCGTTGATGATGACCTTGGGCACGGTTTGCGTGATCGCGCCGCCGATTATTCGCAACTACGTCGTCGCGGGGGACTTCGTCTTTCTGTCATCTTATGGCGGCGTCAACCTGTGGGCGGGCAACAATCCCAACGCCGATTGCGTGACCCCAAAAATTCCCAATCTGAAGGAAATCGCCGGATTCGAGGACTGGACCTGCTTTCATTATCCGACGATCGTTCGTGGCGTCGGACGAATCCTGGGAAAGGAAAACATCAAATTTTCGGAGGCATCGCGCTATTTCTACGACCAAGCCGTGGATTTTATCGTCCATCATCCCCTCAAAACCCTGCAATTGACCTTGAAGCGTGCCCTGATTTTCTGGGGGCCGACAGAGACCACAAACGATCGGGTGCTTCATTGGGAAAAACGTCATTCGCCGTTGTTGCGGTGGATGCCGGGCTTTCCGGCGGTTATGGCGGTGTTTGTGCTCGGCACGGCGGCATCCATCCAGGCATGGAAAGCAAATCGGAAAGGGATTTCGCGCGATCGTTTTGCGCTTCATATCCTCATCTTTCTTTTTATCTTGGCCTATTTTGCGTCGGTCATGCCCTATTTCGTGGCGGGACGTTACCGTATTCCGGTTATACCGTTCCTGCTGCTGATGGGCGCATTCGGCATGGCGCACGTAGCCCGGATGCTTGGGGCGCGCCAATACCGCCGGGCGGGAATTTGGATTGCGGCCGGTGCGGCCGTATGGGGCGTGGACAGTATCCAATTCTATTCATACGAGCCGGATCGCGCCATTTGGTATCACCAGCGTGCGATTGCTTACGAACAGAAAGGTGAAATCGAGCGTGCCCTCGAAACAAACGCGGAGGAACTGGCCGTCAATCCGAAATACGCGGACGGCCACGTGACGCGCGGACGCCTGCTGGTCAAGTTGGGCCGCGTCGAGGAGGGAATCGCGGAATACCGCGAAGCCTTGCGCCTCAAGCCGGAAAACGACATTGCATGGAACAATCTCGGCTATGAACTCGCCCGGCAAGGACAGCACGAGGAGGCGTTGCATTGTTACGAAACGGCTTTGCGCATCAATCCGCGATTGCCCATTGCGCGCAACAATCTTGGCAATTTGTTGATCGAACAGGGAAGGCCCGGCGAGGCGATTGCGCATTTTCAGGAGGCGCTGAATGCCGATCCGATGGACAAAAATGCTGATTATAATTGGGGGAACGCCCTGTTTGCCCTGAAGCGATATGAAGAGGCCGTCACGCATTACCGGAAGGCCTTGGAACGCGCGCCAAACAACGCGGACATACCGAACAACATGGGGCTGGCCTTGTCGCAACTGGGGCTTTCCGATGAGGCTATCGAGGCGTACCGGACCGCGTTGCGCATCAATCCGGATTATGCCAACGCACACAACAATCTCGGATACGAGTATTTTTTGAAAAACGATTTTGCCGCGGCGCGCAAGGAATACGAGGAAGCGCTGCGCCTCAATCCGGTCTTCGCCCTCGCGCGCAACAATTTCGGGCGGCTGTTGGAGCGCCAGGGTGACAAGCAGGGCGCCATGGATCAATACAAGCGTGCCCTTGACGCCGATCCAAAGGACAAAAACGCCCACCTGAACATGGGGGATCTGCTGCGGGACGAGGGACGTTTCAGCGAGGCCGTCGAAGAGTATCGCGAAGCGCTCGAAAACGACCCGCACAACGCCGATATCCCGAACAATCTCGCGTTTGCCCTCGTGCGCATGGGGCGGATCGAGGAAGGGGTGCGGTTCTTTCAAAAGGCGATTGAAATCAACCCGCGATATGTAAACGCCTATTGCAATCTGGGCACGATTTTAACCGAGGCCGGCCAATTCGACGAGGCCATTCGGCTGTTTCGCCAGGCGCTCGCAATCAATCCGTTGTGCGAGCCCGCTAAGGCCGGTCTTGAACGCGCAGGCGCCGCCAAGGCGCGAACAGGATCACCGTAG
- the folK gene encoding 2-amino-4-hydroxy-6-hydroxymethyldihydropteridine diphosphokinase — protein sequence MADRTAYIGVGANINPEINILSAIKRLRDHVRITGVSTFLQTPPLKHPEQPPYLNGVIRAQTNLEARPLKFDVLRRIESELGRVRSGDPYAARTIDLDLLLFDDWVVAEKDLCIPDPDIRARSFLAAGLYELDPELALPGSRERVADLPCLAMVEKGVRADAFTKEVRQALGL from the coding sequence ATGGCTGATCGCACGGCCTATATCGGCGTGGGCGCCAACATCAATCCCGAAATAAACATTCTATCCGCGATCAAACGATTGAGGGACCATGTCCGAATCACCGGTGTGTCAACATTCCTCCAAACGCCCCCCCTGAAACATCCTGAACAACCGCCCTATCTGAACGGCGTAATTCGCGCGCAAACCAATCTGGAAGCGCGTCCGCTCAAGTTCGACGTCCTTCGCCGCATCGAATCGGAATTGGGGCGCGTGCGCTCCGGCGACCCCTACGCGGCGCGAACGATTGATCTTGACCTTTTGTTGTTCGACGATTGGGTTGTCGCCGAAAAGGACCTTTGCATACCGGACCCCGACATTCGCGCGCGATCGTTTCTTGCTGCGGGGCTGTATGAACTGGACCCCGAACTCGCGTTGCCCGGATCCCGCGAACGCGTGGCCGATTTGCCGTGCCTCGCCATGGTGGAAAAAGGGGTTCGGGCCGATGCTTTCACGAAGGAAGTGCGACAGGCGCTTGGATTGTGA
- a CDS encoding ABC transporter ATP-binding protein, giving the protein MTENGPLIELRDVHKAYPAGPGPLPVLKGVDFTLYAGECAAITGPSGCGKSTLLNLMGALDAPTSGQVLFRGRSLLSLTPMESAQFRNRDVGFVFQAHHLLPQCTALENAIVPALVHKDARNARERAETLLERVGLAHRMDARPEQLSGGERQRVAFVRALINRPALLLADEPTGSLNEEAARDMADLMLEMQRTERMAIVIVTHAMPIAERFRRVLELKDGRLVPQG; this is encoded by the coding sequence ATGACGGAAAACGGACCGCTTATCGAATTGCGTGACGTGCACAAGGCCTATCCGGCTGGTCCGGGACCGCTTCCCGTCTTGAAAGGCGTGGATTTCACGCTTTATGCCGGCGAGTGCGCCGCCATAACCGGACCGTCCGGATGCGGCAAGAGCACGCTGCTCAACCTGATGGGGGCGCTCGACGCGCCGACTTCCGGCCAAGTGTTGTTTCGGGGACGAAGCCTCCTGTCGCTCACGCCGATGGAGTCCGCGCAATTCCGAAACCGGGACGTGGGTTTCGTTTTTCAGGCCCACCACCTCCTGCCGCAATGCACGGCGCTTGAAAACGCGATTGTGCCCGCCCTCGTGCATAAAGACGCAAGAAACGCGCGCGAACGCGCCGAAACGCTGCTCGAACGGGTCGGTTTGGCGCACCGAATGGATGCGCGACCGGAACAACTTTCAGGAGGCGAAAGGCAGCGGGTTGCATTCGTGCGCGCCCTGATCAATCGTCCGGCCCTCCTGCTGGCCGACGAGCCAACGGGATCCCTCAACGAGGAAGCGGCGCGCGACATGGCCGATCTGATGCTTGAAATGCAGCGGACGGAACGGATGGCGATCGTTATCGTGACGCATGCCATGCCCATCGCCGAACGGTTCCGGCGCGTTCTCGAACTGAAAGACGGGCGGCTGGTCCCGCAGGGTTGA
- the folB gene encoding dihydroneopterin aldolase: protein MAADESLDRIYIRDLSVRCIIGIYPEERRNKQDVIINIVLESDLRAACRSDRIEDTVDYKGIKNRIIEKVESSSRFLIERLAEDIAELCLADPKVVRATVSVDKPGALRFARSVAVEITRARHG, encoded by the coding sequence ATGGCTGCTGATGAGTCGTTGGATCGCATTTATATCCGCGATCTATCCGTTCGTTGCATCATCGGCATTTATCCCGAGGAGCGCCGAAACAAGCAGGACGTCATCATCAATATCGTCCTGGAATCGGACTTGCGGGCCGCGTGCCGGTCGGACCGCATCGAAGACACGGTTGACTACAAGGGAATCAAGAATCGCATCATCGAAAAGGTCGAGTCGTCGTCGCGATTCCTAATCGAGCGCCTCGCGGAAGACATCGCCGAATTGTGCCTTGCAGATCCCAAAGTCGTGCGCGCGACCGTTTCGGTGGACAAACCCGGGGCGTTGCGCTTTGCGCGGAGCGTCGCCGTCGAAATTACCCGCGCGCGTCATGGCTGA